The DNA segment TTCACATACCCGCTGTTAAAGAAGTATGCCTTTGGTTCCTTCAATACTGCCCGGGCAATATTGACGTGAAAGGGACGAACCAGGAAGATGATGCAGAGGCTCTCCAGGATATTGACATATTTCCGTACAGTGTTTGGTGCAATCTGCAGGTCTTCAGCTATGGAGGTATAGGAAAGGGGAGATCCAACCCGTTCCCGCAAGAGCTCAACAAGAAGACGGATCGCCTTGATCTCATGAATTCTGCTGAATTCAAGGATATCTTCCCGTACCAGGTCCGTATAGTACTGGTTTCGCCAGCGCGCTGCCTCAGTTTCCGACCCTGACAGGAATGGTTCTGGAAAACCGCCAAAGTGGTTTAAAAGTCTCAGGGCTTCCGGGGGAGAAACCGAATCTCTTATTTCCCTGACGGATATGGGATGGAGGCGGTAGGAGAAGTAGCGGCCGGCGAGTGATTCACCGGTCTGGCGGAAAGTATCGAGCCGTGCGCTCCCCGTAATAAGAACCGACTGTCCCGTGCGTTTGGTATCGTAAATACCCTTGACGAATCCTTTCCACTCTTTCATCTT comes from the Pseudomonadota bacterium genome and includes:
- a CDS encoding ATP-binding protein, which gives rise to MDRYLYNPIKSDLSKKMVILTGPRQVGKTWLAKELMKEFQHAQYLNYDNIDDARIIRNQTWSLDADMLILDEIHKMKEWKGFVKGIYDTKRTGQSVLITGSARLDTFRQTGESLAGRYFSYRLHPISVREIRDSVSPPEALRLLNHFGGFPEPFLSGSETEAARWRNQYYTDLVREDILEFSRIHEIKAIRLLVELLRERVGSPLSYTSIAEDLQIAPNTVRKYVNILESLCIIFLVRPFHVNIARAVLKEPKAYFFNSGYVKGDEGLRLENTCAVCLLKHIQYLQDTAGEDISLCYVRTRDGREVDFAFCKEDRITTLIEVKLADNRPSPGLLYFNGRMSDTAAFQLVQNLRQEESVKGISVVAAGNWLSTLEA